The segment TGGTCAATGGAATGGAGCCACTGaatctttttcatttgatcGTACAGACCACCACAGaggccaaaaagaaaatccccgaACCTGAAGTGAGGCGACAGGAGGAAACAGAGGCAGGACCAAGTGATGCAGGAAATGAAAAAGCCAAACCCACTGAAGAAAGCACGGTTGTTGTCACAGAAGCCGAAGTGACGGACCTTGCGGAAAAGCCCGAAGAAGCTGTTGATGTTGATGTTGTTGCCCAAGAAGAGGCTAAAGAGGTACAAGTGGATGAGAAAGTACCACAGAAGGAAGAGGAGGAAGAGAAGGTGGTTCAAGATGCAACACCCTCTGAAggaaaagaagatgaagaaagtCTCAAGAAGGAGACTTCTTCCATAGATAGCTTGGAAGCATTGGAGGATGATCCGACGCACGTTGAAGAggagaaattcttcaattctGTTCCGGAAACACGGATTAATTGGCTAAAGGCATTTGATGACAATTACGATGTAACACGTAGGCAGTCATTTAGTTCTGCCGGATTCCTCTCCTCAGCTGCCAATTGCGATTCCCTACGGCGGAGTGGACCATGCAGCAAGGATACATTGCTCTACATTGATCAACAGAGTCATCCTGCCCTCGAAGAGGATGACTTGGCACCATCGCATTCCCTCTGGGTAAGTTGAAGAgttctttctttgtcatttgATGAAGGTTTGAAAGTtctaaaatcattcaaaatccttttcttttaagcattttttctcttctcatttCACTTCTTGAATAAGCTTTGCATTAGGTCCTAACTCTGTTTTATTCATGACAAAAAGGcataattccaaaaaaaaatacaacccAATAAACTTAATTAGTTAATTagtctaaaaattaaagaattttttaaacaaagggctcaaaaattattaaaaatgatttttctttctttcagaTCACCCCCGTGGCATCCCATAAGCTCATCAGTGTCTCGCCGAAGAACTAAAAAAAGCGcttaaggtaaaaaaaaagaaattagaaaaCACCAAGTGTTTGGATCTTGCTgttcattttctcttgtagGAATTACAATTTATGCATTGCTaatgtttaagaattttacctaaaaaaaagaaaagttgtaGTTTTTGGTGTGAAGACATTTTACTCTCAAGAAAAAAGTGGgtattattttgaagaaagaaaaaataaagaaaagaaagtaataaaatagaGTTTGTAGATGTTGAAAAAAAGCACATACAGTAATTTTATCTAGTAATTGGAGTTTAAAAAACAGATCatatttagagagaaaattatatatattttgtaaatattaccattttaaatttattaacgtatttaaagaaaaaaaagaaataaattgttactttaaaaaaagtctctttggaggatttttcatgatgagttttttttgctgttggTAAGAAGAGTATTTAAAGCAAATTAGAACCAATTGATTGATAAATTGATACAGAAAGATAATTGATCGATTTTTGGCTAATTTAAGCTTTTCTAGAAGGTGGAGCTTTGctgcaaagttaatttgaatacAGGTTGTACttgttcataaaattattctcgGTAGTATAGTGGTCAATATCTTCTTCAGATTCTCTTCCTAAAATCAATGATCATATAGGATCTAACTAACAGTTGTCCTGGCTCCCATAGCATCATCAACATGCTCCACAATGCCAGGCTTCGATTGAGATCATTGAAGTCACAGAGATTCTTCTTGTGACCCAAGATCTGATTCTGTTTGAAGCTTTTTACAATCCATCCCAGTGTTATCATCCTTTTGCTGGGCATCATCTCTTCACATCTTCACATCCGAAAGATTTTAGAGCCTCAGTTGAGATATTTGGGAGCCCATTGAGGAAAAGTAGCAGATGCCCGGAGAAGAGATTTGTCTTCAGGATGCCAGAATTCTTGATATTGTCCAGGAATTGCTGCtttaaattgaagatttaGGCAATTATGTCTTCTTCCTTCAatcatttcttaaaattatcaaaagaaaaatcggaaaaatgggaaaaatctatttcacgaaaaaaatctctcacgttaaaaaatcccttctagaaaaaaaagaaacaaaaataacaaacaaaATACCTTTCGGACACAAAAGTGCGACACAAGATACGCATTCACAAGCGAAAGAGTGAGATGAATGGATGGCTAGTAAATCGTTGCGTGGCGAAATGGCTTTTCGGCTTTTTTCGGCGGAAAATTACAGAAGAAGAGAGAGTGACAGTGGCGCCCTCCCGGTTGTTGTTGCTGCTTGACTTTTCTTTctgcgaataaaaaaaataaattgtccgGGCGACGAAAAAACGGGAAAAGAAGTGAATTTTGGCAGTGCAAATGGCCGATCTGACGCTGGGGCACGACGAGGAGGCGGATATTAATGAGGAGCTACAATTGCAGCAGCTAGATGACTTCGACACGCGCAGCGAGGCCTCCGACTCATCGAGCGACTCCAAGAGAATGAGTTCCATCAGTACGGAGTCAAGTGTGAGCCCCACGGTGCGGAATCGCACGCAAAAAGTGGCAAAGGGCCCTGCGAAGAAGTCCACAGATGAGGATGAGGCACAACGCAAACGGGGCCCCACAATACAGACAAAAGTACTCGCACCGAAGCGCAATAGCGGCAGTAGCATGAAGAGCCAACCAAAGTCCTACGACTACATGACAAAGCTCAATTATTTGTTCCGGGAGGCGCGGTACTTTGTGATAAAGTCCAACAATGCTGAGAATGTTACGCTGTCCAAGGCAAAGAGTGTGTGGGCAACACTTCCACAGAATGAGGCGAACCTCAATCAAGCATTCCGGGAATGCCGGAATGTCTTGCTAATCTTCTCCGTCAAGGAGAGCGGCAAATTTGCCGGGTTCGCCCGGATGGACACGGAGGCACGTCACGATGGGCCAACAGTGAGCTGGGTGCTGCCACATGGATTGTCAGCAAAAGCTCTTGGGGGTGTCTTCAAGATTGACTGGATCTGCCGCAAGGAGCTCTCATTCACATGCACGGGGCACTTGTTTAATCCCTGGAATGAGGGGAAGCCCGTGAAAATTGGGCGCGATGGGCAGGAGATTGAGCCTAAAGTGGGTGCAGAGTTGTGTCGCCTCTTTCCGGCTGACGATCAGATTGAGCTCACGCCGATCCTGCGAAAATCCAAGGAGACTTCCAATCGGCTCCGTGAGAAGGGTATTCGCCCCAAGGTTGTCTACCGTGGGCCACCAAGTCGCCCCACAGTGTCACTGCGTGGCCGCCCACCGCCAGTGCTTCGTGGAATAGCACGCAAGAAGCTCTATTTGACGAGTCGCAGCAAGCTAACCAACTCCGTGGGGCCCTACAAGCGTCCCGCATCTCCGTACAGTCGTGTTGACCGGCTGCTGCCGCCACCGCTGTGGGAACGCTACCCAACGAGCACGGCAGCTGCTGAGGCTTACGTGGAGAAGTACATGCGCCAGATGCAGCATCAGCTGCCCCCAATGCCCTATGCACCACCCCCAGGATTCACATCGCTTCTCCCCTACGACACGATCCCTCCGCCGCCGCCACCGCGCTACTACGACGGCGTTCCGGTGCCCGAGTATGCACGACATTCCTACGAGAGTAGTCGCTACGAGCGCGAGGACTTCCTCAGGGGCAGCACATCCGCTGCTGACTACCATCGGCAGCACCGGGGGCGTGAACGGGAACGCGACCGGGGCGAGTATCGGGATCGGAGTCACCATCGCAGCTACAGGGATCGCCGATGATTGACACCACCACCACAGTGGCGGGCTGAGCAGCTCACAAGTATCCGGGATGCCACCGGAGCAATAACAATAACGCGGCGACACCGGGACATACCGCGATGGCCACGTCCCCCGTCGCCTTCGTATTGTTCTTCTCATCATCTTtctaaacaaaaaacaaaaaaacaagcGATAACGCGagcagaattttattaaaataaacgtATAAAAAACACGAGAAAATCTCATGGGCAGGAAGAGAGGAATATGGCCAGTGCGAGATGTTCATCTTACTCCCCATTTAATATCAATGTCTAAAAAAATGAGTATTTCTATCGATTGGATGAGATAAGCTTTGATTTCctacataaaaaattcattttagatccattaaaaatgaaatgaaaatatatcttttgtcttttttctGTCTTGgataaagaaaatgtgaaaaatttaagatttgaATCGTTTAAATTgttcaggattttttttaaaataatttttccgcGGAAAATGATTGCTATGATTTTCTAAcggaatttttagaaaatggcatttcataaatttcaattttcaccaaaaagcCAGTAAAAATCCAATTAGAATCTATTTTTTCAAACTCTTAGGATGTTTTCCGGTAATTTTCAGCTGCTTTTCCACGATGTctgcatagaaaaaaaagatttttccgtttttttttacgaatttgGAGTACTGCGCCAAAAACAATTAGCGGCTGAGGAAAAAcgggaaaaacaattttctccacTTTCGCACAATTTACTGGTTTTCCCTGGTAAAGCGGGGTTTCGTAAGTGTGGGGACAGCGGGGTTtcgtgggtttttttttgggactAATTAGGGAATTATTGTCAGCCGgcggaattttgaaattctctaAAAGTCTTTGATATTCCGGTTTTtcctaaaatgaattttccaaattttcgaCTTCATTCGACGCAGCATCACATTCTGGGCCTGGAAAATTTAAGTTTCCAGGAAAATTTGCCGATAAATacgagaaaaagaaaaaaaagaatgaggaTTTCCAGTGGATTATCATACGACATGTCTACTGCAATCAGGGTTttaaaggctccaacagatggacgagaaattcctcgtgcggtgcggcgcgGCGAGGATTTCGTGACCCTTCAtcgcttctgattggccgaaaacctcgccgcgccgcaccgcatgaggaatttctcgtccatctgttggagcctttacgcgtaatttcgtttttttttgcttcaagtAGACCGGCCGTAAGTTCCAGCGAATTCCAGCCCCTAAAAAACTCATTCAATTCCAAGAAAACCCGAGAAAATGTGAGAAGActccaaaaaattctttttatttaaatatcgaTAGTATCGATATTACGGCTAAAATAATCATCGAAAATGATAATCGATAGACGAAGTAAAATCGACAATATCACACAGTGGCGAATTCAGGAGGTGGGTTTTGGGTGTTTCGGCCCCCAGTCATAATAAATTCACACGAAATCCCCCTCCTAAAGTTTAGTTCTAGATTCGCCCCTGAAATCGCTCAGTCGGActtgtgaattttcctcattttgcgGTGAAAAtcggtggaaaatttgtgtgaaaagtgcaaaattgtcaaaaagAGTGATTAAGTGTGGGGTTTGTTGTGTAGTTTGtgcagaaaattgcattttccacccgctgtattgatttttccattcCGCCACAATTCCAAAGTCGAAGGAGGAGGAGGTACCACCGCCATTCCCGgagattttcatcaattttccccGCAATTTTCGCACCATCTCCTTGAGCAACGCAGCTGCAATCAAGTGCCAAAGGTAGGATTCTGCCCCTGGATGGAAAATTGCCCCATTAGGGGGGTTTTTCCGTGAAAACAAGCTCTACTTCCTGGACGCAACCAAT is part of the Lutzomyia longipalpis isolate SR_M1_2022 chromosome 3, ASM2433408v1 genome and harbors:
- the LOC129793092 gene encoding YTH domain-containing protein 1, which gives rise to MADLTLGHDEEADINEELQLQQLDDFDTRSEASDSSSDSKRMSSISTESSVSPTVRNRTQKVAKGPAKKSTDEDEAQRKRGPTIQTKVLAPKRNSGSSMKSQPKSYDYMTKLNYLFREARYFVIKSNNAENVTLSKAKSVWATLPQNEANLNQAFRECRNVLLIFSVKESGKFAGFARMDTEARHDGPTVSWVLPHGLSAKALGGVFKIDWICRKELSFTCTGHLFNPWNEGKPVKIGRDGQEIEPKVGAELCRLFPADDQIELTPILRKSKETSNRLREKGIRPKVVYRGPPSRPTVSLRGRPPPVLRGIARKKLYLTSRSKLTNSVGPYKRPASPYSRVDRLLPPPLWERYPTSTAAAEAYVEKYMRQMQHQLPPMPYAPPPGFTSLLPYDTIPPPPPPRYYDGVPVPEYARHSYESSRYEREDFLRGSTSAADYHRQHRGRERERDRGEYRDRSHHRSYRDRR